The following are encoded together in the Macadamia integrifolia cultivar HAES 741 chromosome 10, SCU_Mint_v3, whole genome shotgun sequence genome:
- the LOC122091989 gene encoding formin-like protein 6 — protein MRGPLLILIMLLSLVLSSDVSRGNPGIYSPVDGDGNRRILHQPLFPVDTTPPPPVDETPPPSPVFPGPDEPFFPEVPTGTGQSPLQTQTTPPAPSANVSSSVAPATAAQPSSPTKKVAIAISVGIVTMGMLSAFAFFLYRHRMRHPPESQKLVGGGGGENNSQRFSQEPTGPNSDLLYLGTMEPSDRRGGSAGAGEEANGVVDSPYQKLSPIRMSELHRPSPELRPLPPLSRAPTLRTSPPTPPPPPPPPAMSSDEETFYYTPQGSTAGNGHGSITESPWVTAPRQVWPKISSHVSSATKSPSFGTSSTSSTSTPHSRRSSPKSRLSISSSPDLKRPIASSISMPPPPPPPPPPPPPPPPPPPPPPPPPSQQLRAQNNQPKTPSPLKGIRKVPSPLSLSPNLIHSPAINDPSPQASKTPVPPPPPPAMSVKILPSEIYAQVTPVRPSPKPQPQISSPKVTTTSIEKPASIAEITQFSGSSSERLNGGGGDTDGSNKPKLKPLHWDKVRATSDRAMVWDQLKSSSFHLNEDMIESLFGCNNTNTIHKEATRKSVLPPVERENRVLDPKKSQNIAILLRALNVTRDEVSEALLDGNPEALGAELLESLVKMAPTKEEELKLRDYSGDISKLGSAERFLKAVLDIPFAFKRVDAMLYRANFETEVKYLRKSYETLEAACEELKNSRLFLKLLQAVLRTGNRMNVGTNRGDARAFKLDSLLKLVDVKGTDGKTTLLHFVVQEIIRSEGTDSDPPLENLPDKTHPKVAEDFKKQGLQVVAGLGRELENVKKAAGMDSDVLSSYLSKLEMGLDKVRLVLQYEKSNTQGKFFEAMTWFLNDAEEEILRVKADERKSLCLVKEVTEYFHGDAAKEEAHPFRIFVIVRDFLSVLDQVCKEVGKIHERTIVGSSRSFRMSANVSLPVLNRFNARQEHGSSDDESLSP, from the exons ATGAGAGGTCCTCTTCTCATTCTTATCATGCTATTGTCATTGGTCCTATCTTCTGATGTATCAAGAGGAAACCCAGGAATCTACAGTCCTGTTGATGGTGATGGTAACCGGAGAATTCTGCATCAGCCGTTGTTTCCAGTGGATACGACACCACCTCCACCGGTGGATGAGACCCCTCCGCCAAGTCCGGTTTTCCCAGGCCCAGACGAGCCGTTCTTCCCTGAAGTCCCCACAGGAACAGGGCAAAGCCCCTTACAAACCCAGACTACTCCTCCAGCTCCTTCTGCCAATGTCTCTTCCTCGGTAGCTCCAGCGACGGCGGCTCAGCCCAGTAGCCCGACCAAGAAAGTCGCAATTGCAATCTCCGTGGGGATTGTGACAATGGGTATGCTCTCAGCATTTGCCTTCTTCTTGTACCGACACCGGATGAGACACCCACCTGAATCTCAGAAGCtcgttggtggtggtggtggtgagaaCAACTCTCAGCGATTCTCGCAGGAACCAACAGGGCCTAACTCTGACTTGCTCTATCTGGGAACAATGGAGCCTTCGGATCGAAGAGGGGGCAGCGCAGGCGCTGGCGAGGAGGCAAATGGGGTAGTTGATTCCCCTTACCAGAAGCTCAGCCCCATCCGAATGTCAGAGCTTCACCGTCCGAGCCCTGAACTTCGGCCCTTACCGCCACTGAGCAGGGCTCCAACACTCAGAACGTCTCCCcctactcctcctcctcctcctcctcctccagcCATGTCGTCTGACGAGGAAACATTCTACTACACACCTCAGGGTTCAACGGCTGGGAATGGCCATGGTAGTATTACTGAGAGCCCTTGGGTAACTGCCCCGCGTCAGGTTTGGCCAAAGATCAGTTCCCATGTGAGCTCTGCTACCAAAAGTCCAAGCTTTGGTACTAGTTCTACTTCTTCTACTTCTACGCCTCACTCTCGAAGGTCTTCTCCCAAATCGCgtctttctatttcttcttctcccgaCCTGAAGCGTCCCATTGCGTCATCAATATCAATgccaccaccaccgccgcctcctcctcctcctcctccccctccccctcctccaccgccgccaccaccaccaccaccatcacaaCAGCTACGAGCTCAAAATAATCAGCCCAAAACACCATCACCTCTCAAGGGCATTAGGAAAGTTCCATCACCCCTTTCCCTGTCACCAAATTTGATTCATTCTCCGGCAATAAATGATCCATCCCCACAAGCATCTAAGACTCCGGTCCCACCTCCACCACCCCCAGCAATGTCAGTGAAAATACTGCCTTCAGAAATATATGCCCAGGTGACGCCGGTTCGTCCATCGCCGAAACCCCAACCTCAGATATCTAGCCCAAAGGTCACCACCACATCGATCGAGAAACCGGCATCAATTGCAGAGATCACTCAGTTTAGTGGCAGTTCTTCCGAGCGACTCAATGGGGGAGGAGGCGATACGGATGGATCCAACAAGCCCAAGTTGAAGCCCTTGCATTGGGATAAAGTACGGGCAACTTCAGATCGAGCCATGGTGTGGGATCAGCTGAAATCAAGCTCATTTCA CTTAAATGAGGATATGATAGAGAGTCTTTTTGGATGCAATAATACGAATACGATTCATAAAGAAGCAACCAGAAAATCAGTTCTCCCTCCCGTGGAACGAGAGAACAGAGTACTGGACCCTAAGAAGTCACAGAACATTGCTATACTTTTAAGAGCATTAAACGTAACACGAGATGAAGTGTCCGAAGCACTTCTAGATG GTAATCCTGAAGCTTTGGGTGCTGAGCTTTTGGAATCTCTGGTGAAGATGGCTCcgaccaaagaagaagaactaaagcTAAGAGACTATAGTGGTGACATATCAAAACTAGGCTCTGCAGAGCGATTTCTGAAGGCAGTGCTTGATATACCATTTGCCTTTAAAAGAGTTGATGCAATGTTATACAGGGCCAATTTTGAGACAGAGGTGAAATACCTGAGGAAGTCTTATGAAACACTAGAG GCAGCATGTGAAGAGTTGAAGAATAGTCGGCTATTCCTCAAACTCCTACAAGCTGTACTCAGAACGGGGAACAGAATGAATGTTGGCACCAACCGTGGTGATGCAAGAGCTTTCAAGCTCGATTCACTCTTAAAACTAGTAGATGTCAAAGGAACTGATGGGAAGACAACTTTGCTCCATTTTGTGGTCCAAGAGATTATTAGATCTGAGGGTACAGATTCTGATCCTCCACTTGAGAATCTTCCTGACAAAACACATCCAAAAGTGGCGGAGGATTtcaagaagcaaggattgcagGTCGTCGCCGGACTGGGAAGAGAACTTGAGAATGTCAAAAAAGCGGCAGGAATGGACTCAGATGTTTTAAGCAGTTATTTATCAAAACTTGAAATGGGGCTCGATAAAGTCAGGTTGGTTCTACAATACGAGAAGTCAAATACACAGGGAAAGTTCTTTGAGGCCATGACGTGGTTTCTTAATGATGCTGAAGAGGAGATCCTTAGGGTCAAGGCTGATGAAAGAAAATCTCTATGCCTTGTAAAAGAGGTCACAGAATATTTTCATGGAGATGCAGCAAAGGAGGAGGCCCATCCTTTCAGAATCTTTGTAATTGTAAGAGATTTCCTCTCAGTGTTGGATCAGGTATGCAAGGAAGTGGGGAAAATACATGAAAGAACAATTGTGGGTTCTTCCAGATCCTTCCGAATGTCTGCAAATGTTTCATTGCCAGTCCTTAACAGATTTAATGCAAGACAGGAGCATGGAAGTTCAGATGACGAAAGCTTATCTCCATAA
- the LOC122092134 gene encoding BTB/POZ and TAZ domain-containing protein 4-like: MNCEVSPQADKKTYPEAPPFPIFMTSGYHENTLVVNGVPLRGYTCVPETTQDLWKRLYSDGYRADVSILTDNGGVINAHASILGMASPVMKSMLKRSRGRGRRRLITIQGVPHQAVQVFLRFLYSSCYEQEEMTKYGLHLLVLSHVFVVPQLKRECGQQLEQNLLTVENVVDIFQLSLLCDAPRLSLFCHRLILKSFKNVSATEGWRVMKQSHPKLEKELLESVVEADSRKQETEKKLQERKMYMQLYEAMEALVHICKDGCRTIGPHDKVLKGDQAPCSFAACKRLELLIRHFAGCKMRVPGGCVHCKRVWQLLELHSHLCAKPDVCRVPLCRNFKGRLQKQNKKENMKWEILVEKILSSKSIAGAPYFSSANTVCA, translated from the exons ATGAACTGTGAAGTGTCTCCTCAAGCTGACAAGAAGACTTACCCGGAGGCACCTCCATTTCCTATTTTCATGACTTCTGGTTATCATGAAAATACATTAGTTGTAAATGGAGTACCATTAAGGGGATACACATGCGTACCAGAGACAACTCAAGATTTGTGGAAACGTCTCTACAGTGATGGTTATAGAGCAGATGTTTCTATCCTGACCGATAACGGTGGTGTCATTAATGCACATGCTAGCATTCTT GGCATGGCTTCTCCTGTGATGAAGAGCATGTTGAAGCGCTCAAGAGGTCGTGGTCGTCGGCGATTAATCACCATTCAGGGTGTCCCGCATCAGGCAGTCCAAGTATTCCTTCGATTTTTGTACTCTTCCTG CTATGAACAAGAAGAGATGACCAAATATGGCTTGCACTTGTTGGTGTTGTCACATGTGTTTGTGGTTCCCCAGTTGAAGAGAGAGTGTGGGCAGCAACTAGAGCAGAATTTGCTCACTGTGGAGAATGTGGTTGACATCTTCCAGCTTTCACTTCTCTGTGATGCACCTCGACTCAGCCTCTTTTGTCACCGTCTGATCCTAAAGAGTTTCAAGAATGTTTCTGCAACTGAAGGATGGAGAGTGATGAAGCAAAGCCACCCAAAGCTTGAGAAGGAACTGTTAGAGTCAGTGGTCGAAGCTGATTCG AGGAAACAAGAAACGGAAAAAAAGCTGCAAGAGAGGAAGATGTACATGCAATTATATGAGGCAATGGAAGCCCTTGTTCATATATGCAAAGATGGATGTCGGACTATTGGTCCCCATGACAAGGTTTTGAAAGGGGACCAAGCGCCTTGTAGTTTTGCAGCATGCAAGAGGCTAGAATTGCTCATTCGTCACTTTGCAGGCTGCAAGATGCGGGTCCCTGGTGGCTGCGTCCATTGCAAGAGAGTGTGGCAGCTCCTGGAACTACATTCACATCTTTGTGCTAAACCCGATGTGTGTAGGGTTCCATTGTGCAG GAATTTTAAGGGGAGATTGCAAAAacagaacaagaaggaaaatatgAAGTGGGAAATATTGGTGGAAAAGATCTTGAGTTCAAAGAGCATTGCTGGAGCCCCATATTTTTCATCGGCAAATACTGTCTGTGCTTGA